From the genome of Chloracidobacterium sp.:
CGGGAAAGTTCAGCGAGGCGTGGTAACTCAGCGCCCGGTCGGTCGCGTTCTTCAGGTACACCGTCGTATTCTCCGTCGCCGTCACCCGCCACGGATAACTCCCCGTCGCGCTCGGTATCGTCTCCGCGTCCAGCAACGGCACGCGAAACACGTGATTGCCGTCGGCGCTTTCCGAAGTCCCCGCGATTGCCACCGTCCCCGGCATCGTCGAGTACTCAAACTCCGCCCCCGCGCTCACAACCCGCCCCCGCAGCCCCGGCGGCAACCCAACCGGCACGGTCGCCGTCGCCCCCGGCGGCAGCGTCACGGTCGGCAGGGCTTCCGTCTGCGCGCCGTCCAGCGGCAGCGTCAGAAAAAGCTTGCCCATGACCCGACTCGGCTCATCGCCGAAGTTGTGCAGCGTAAAGTAGGGCGTCAAGGGCTGACCGTTCGCCAACTGCAAGCGAATGCCGTTGGCGTGCAGCTGTGTCGTGCGCGGTGTGAAGGGGTTCGTGAACAACACCGTGTTGGCGTAGCCGTCGGCGTTCCAGATCAGCCCGTTGGCGCGCACGGCGCCCCGCGCGTCGCTCGTGATGATGACGCCGCCCTCCGGGGTCAGCTTCTCGCCCTCGATGGCGCGCATATCCAGCACGCGGGCCTCGCGCGGCCCCAGCGCCAGCTTCGCGCCGGGCAAGTTGGCTCGGTCGCGTCCGTCAAGCGCCACCGTGACGTTTACGGCGCGGTCGGTCAGATTGGCGACGGCGACTTGGAAATGGGTCGTGCTGCGCCCGCCCGTCGGCAGCCGATAGACGCCTTCGAGACGCGGCGTGTCCAGTGCCACGCGGGCGTCGGAGAGCCGCTCGGTCAACAGGACGCTGCGCGCCGCGTCGAGCATCTCAAGCTGCGCGCCCAAAACAAGGTTCTGTCCCTGAAAGACCAGCTGGATGCTGCCTTCCTGAAAGGGCGTGCCGACGAGCGCGCCGAGTTCGGCGAGCGGCACGATGCGGAACGCCTGGGCGGGGACGATGACCGGCGGGGCGTCGCGGCGCTGTCCGTCAGGGGCGAGCAGAGTTGGGTGAACGGTCAGGGGACGAGGGGCTTTGTTGTTGAGCATCAGCGTCGTGTGGAGATCGGGGGCGACGCGGTAGTAGGCGGCGGTGAAGATGTGGGTCGGCTCAACCCGGAGCGCGTCGGGGAGCGTGTCGGGGAGGGCGAAAGGCGCTACGCCGCAGCCGGCGCCGAAGTCAGCGTTAGGCTGGGGGGGGCGGGTCGGACGGCGGGCTTATCGGCTTGCGCGCGGGCGAAGGCGGGGAAGACGAGTTGGAGTCCGGGGATGGTCAAGAGAGCGAGGGCAACGAGGACAGCGCGGCGTGACGGCTTCATCGGGTGTCTCCTTGTGTTGGAAGGAAAAACAGATGTGAGCGAAGCGAGAAGGTTGTAATGGCAAACGCCGAAGATTGTAGCGATAACACGAAAGAATGCAACCTGAATTTCATCAGAATTCACAGGGAAGACGGTAAAACTTTGGGAAAGACGCAGGTATGGAAGATTCTCGATTTCGATTTTGTGTTGAGACATCGCGCGCTTGAACCGCTTGATCATCGGTCTTGCCGCCGTCGCGCCGCCACACTCCAAACCGTTCGCGCTACGTTTGCTCGGAAAGCGGATTAGTCGCTGGTTTCTTCGCCCTCATCATCCATGTCGGGCGCAGCAATCGGTTCCGGGGCGTCAGGTACGATGCGTTGACGCGGACGAGTGCGGTTGGCGGCGACAGCCCCGCGATAGACATCACCGGCGATGATTGAGGCGCTCGAACCGCGCGCCGTCGAGCCTTTGGTGATGACCGTAACGAGCAACCCCGGCTTGTCCGGGGCGTCCACAAACGACACAAACAGGCCGACGCGCGTGCGTACGCCAAAATCACAAGTGCAACTCCCGGTCTTACCGGCGACGCCGAAAGCAGCCGCCCCGGAACGCCGCGCCGTTCCGCGCTCGACGGCGCTGAGCAGCCCGGCCAGTAAGTCGTTGCGTAAGTCGTCGGAGAGCGGCAGTGTGCGTACCGGAATCGGCTTGAAGGTCGCCAGTTCGCGCGGCGTCCGCAGGATTTGTGGGCGATAGAGCGTCCCACCGTTGGCGACGGCGCTGATAAAGGTCGCCAACTGGACGGCCGTGACGCCAAAGCCGTCGCCGTGGCTGCACGTCCGCCCCAGATTCGCTGGTGGAAAGCGCGGCGTCACACCGCCTATCTCCCCCGGCAAGTTGACGCCGGTTGGACGGCCAAAGCCGGCCCGCCGGGCATAGGCGACAACCCGCTCGAAACCAAGCCGCCGTCCCAAGACCTGAAAGTATTCGTTGTTGGAGCGCGCCATCGCCGTTCGCAGCGTCCACGTTTGTCCGCCGACCGTGATTTCCTCATCGGCGGTGGTTAGTCCTTCCTGTAAAGCGGCGTAGGCGGTGAGCACCTTGATGGTCGAACAGGGTTTGAAAGGCGTCCGAACAGCCCACTGCTGATTGACGATGCTAAGCACGCGCCCAGTCGTCGGTTCCATCACAACAACCGTACCGGCGCGGTCGCCGAGGGCGTCAAGCGCAATGCGGCGGATGGTGGGGTCTTCGCCGCGCAGGTCGTCTTTCTCAATATTGGCTTGTGTCGCCCGGCGCAGGCCTTCATCTAGAGCGCGAACGCGAGCTAGGGCGGCCAGTCGCGCCTGCTCGGCGCGACGACGCTGGGCAAGCGCCGCTTCCTCCCGTGCGCGCGCACGGCGTCCGGCCGTCGCCCGCGTTGCGTAACTACGACGTGAACCGCGCATGCGCCCGGTTGGTGCGGTTTTGTCCGCCGAAACCTTGGAGCGTCTGTCGCGCGCCGCCGGCGACGACCTCGCCAACGCTGTGCGGCCGGCGAATGCTTTGCTGCTTGAAGCGTTTATTGGCCGCGCTTTTCCGGCCGCCCCGGCGCGTCCAACCGGTTTCGACCTTGTTCCGGGCGTACGCGGTTTGTGGGGCGACGCTTTGGCGCGGGGCATCGGTTTGGCGGACACCGACGGTAAACTTCGTTCCTTGGCCGGGGCGGTGTATCCGACAAAGCAAAGCAGATAAACAACAACCCATCCGGTTCGGACGAAACTGGCCCTTGAAGGGGAGAGGCGAAACCATCTGCGACCAAACATTGCTCAACGCCTCCGCAAGTTCGCCAAAAAGGGAAGCGGCGGTCGGGGACGCTTCGGAACGTGACGCCCGAAATGTCCCCTGACCGCCGCTGGTTGGTGTTGGATGTCGTTAGTGATTGAGACGCTTACGCGCGCCGCCGCTGTGCGGCGTCAATCCATCCGACGCTTGCGCATGCTGGAACGTTGCCGCTTGCGAGCTAGCTCAGACTTAAGACGCCGTCTTTCGCCCGGCGGCACGTAGAAACGATGCCGCTTGACATCGGCAATAATGCCTTCGCGCTGCACCATTCGCTTGAAGCGCCGCAGCGCGCTGTCAATAGATTCGTTAGGCGCGACTTCAACTACGGCCATTGTGCTGTTCACCACCTTACCGCTTCATAGGATGCTTTTTCTTTGAAGCAAGTTATCGTGCTTGACGGCGAAAACAGTTGTCAAGACGATGTTTACCGAAGGCGCAAAATGTCCATCACTGCCTGTTCGGTGGAACCTTTCCGCGCCCGCGGCGTCCATCAAGCCAGCGGCGCGTAATTTCGCGTGATTTTGACGACGACCTTGCTAACGGTTTCGTCTCAAATCCGTCTTTACCCGTGAGCAAGGTTTTGCGTAAGGTGTGAGACCGGTGATGCTTCTGGGGACAGAACGTGCATGGCGAATCCCGACATCTCAATCCGCACCGACGCCGACGATGAGGTTGCCCGGCCGCCGTCGTGGGAGGCGCGACCGTGGCCTCACGACGTGGCGGCGCTGGTTCAAGCGGCGCGACAGGGAGACGCCGGCGCTTTTGAGCGACTTTACCAAGCGTTTGCGCCGATGGTTCACGGGTTGCTTCTGTCCCGCCTGCCGCTTTACGAGGTGGATGACGTGATGCAGGATGTTTTCACCACCGCTTTTCGCCAACTCCCAACCCTGCGCGAACCGGCGGCGTTCGGGGGCTGGCTGGCGGCGATTGCTCGTCAACGGGCGGCGGAATTTTTTCGTCAGATGCATCGAACGGAATCCTTGGATGCGGCATCGTCCGCTATGGCCGCAACGGACAGGCGACTTGAGGCAAGCCTCGACGCCCGTACGGTGTTGGAGCAGATTCGGCGGTTGCCGGAAACCTACGCGGAAACGTTGACGTTGCGTTTGGTGGAGGGACTGACCGGCCCTGAAATCGCGGCGGCGACGGGCATGACGCCTGACTCCGTGCGCGTCAACCTTCACCGTGGCCTGAAGCTCCTCCGCGAGCGGTTGGGCGTAAACATTAGTCGGAAGGTTGCAGGTGATACGTAAACCCGGCGTGAAAGGGAGCTAAACCCATGCGGAACGATTATCTTTGGGACAAGTCCGGCGAGCCGACGCCGGATGTTGTGGAACTTGAAGCTCAGCTTGGCCGGTACAGCTTTCGCAGTGTCGGGAGGATGATGACCGTGAACGACTTCAATCGCATTTCTGAAACCGCCGCCACGGTCGGCGTCGCCGAACCGGACGCGCCGCAGACGCCGCCGCGCGAGGTGCGCGTCCCCAATTTCGCCGGCTTTCGTACAGAACCGTTGCCCGTTCGCTTGTTCACCAACCTACGGGACACAGCGCGGGATTTTATCCGCAATCCACGTGTGTTTTTCTGGCATACGCCGACGCCGGACGAGCAGGGAATGTTTTCCGCCGGCCTGTACTTCGAGCCGGCCATGCGCAGCTTGTTCCACAACTTGGCCGATTTCGTCCGTCGGCCAAGCGCCTTCCTGCGCAGCAAGCCTTCGACCCCGGTTCCTGATGCGCCCAACCTAACGCAAGTTGACCTCCCGCCGCTCTGGAGCCGTATCGCCCACGAAATCAGCGACATCAGCCGCAGTGTGCGGGCCAACCCCGCCGGGTATGTAGCGGCGCAGTTCGCCATGACCCGTATGGAGCGCCGCCGCGCGCAACTCTTCGGGTTGTGTTTCTTGTTTGCCTTCTTCGTGATGTCGGGGTTGGTCGGCGTCGTGCTGATCTGGCCAACGCCGCCCCCACCAGTTGTGCAGGAAGAAGAAAAAGAAGAAATGCAACTGATTTCAATGCTGGAGTCGCCGCCGTTGCCGCCGCCTCCGCCGCCGGACAACCGACCCAGTGGTGGTGGTGCGGGCTTCGGGTTGAAAACACCCGGCAAGGGCGGCGGCGGCGGCGGCAAGACCGACCCTGAACCGGCAATGAAGGGTCGCCTGCCGGAGCCGACCCTCGATCCGACACAGCAGATTGTTGACCCGACCACCAAACCGCGTATTGAAGAGCCGTCATTGCCGGTCGCACCAAAGATCATCGCCGACCCGCGCGCTGTACCGCCGCCGGATTTGAAGGTTCCAATTGGCGACCCGAATAGCACCAACACGACGAAACCCTCGGACGGGACGGGCAAGCAGAACGCCGGCATTGGCAACGGTGGTGACGGGCGCAGCGTCGGCAGCGGAACCGGCCCCGGCGGCGGCCCCGGTAGCGGCGGCGGTGTCGGCGGGGGCGTCGCTGGCGGCCCTGCCGGACGCGGCAGTGGGGACGGCGACGGTACGGGCATTACCCAGCGTCCAAAGTTGATTTATTCCGTCAAGCCGAAGTACACCGAGGAGGCGCGGGTCAACAAGATCCAGGGGACGGTGGTGCTGACGGCTACGGTCGGCCCCGACGGCTCGCTGAGCAATATCCGCGTCGTGAAGTCGCTCGGCTACGGCCTTGACGAGAAAGCCATCGAAGCCGCCCGTCAGTGCCGCTTCCAACCGGCGATGGTTGACGGCCGTCCTGTTGCCGCGACTGTAAGGTTCTCAATGGAGTTCCGTTTGCTGTAGCCTGTGGTTGAAGCGAGTCGCTCGCCTCTACGCCCGATGCTTGGTCTGCGGCGCATCAGGCTTTCCGGGTCTTCAGGCGGTTTCCGTTGAGGGGAAGGTTCCGCGCGACCTGCGTCATGGTTTGGCGTGTGGCCTGGCGTCCTACACACTTTCTGCGTTGCCGGTGAACCACAGGCCCTACGCCAGAGGGGGAGACGGCTCACCACCGAGGATGACGTTCAAAGCAGTGTGACACGACAGCCTGCGTTCTTTCTTGACGCTAGGGCCAGGGGTTACAGCGTGTCAGGGGGAAGAATAGCTTGTCGTAGCCTTCTACGATTACCACTTGTCCGCTGTTGTGTCACGCCACCAAAAAAGGCGCGGAAGCCGCACGGCTCCCGCGCCTGAAAATTTTGGTATGCAACCGGCATCCCCTAAATGGAAAAGATCGGGTAGCCCTGCACTTCAAAAGCCCGGTCCGCCAGACGGCGACGCAACGCGACGGTGTCAATGAACTCGTACTTGCTGAAACGCTTGACCGCCGCTAGTTGAATGCGCAGGTTGTCGCCCTCTGACAGAGTGGGCAAAATCCGCCGCGCCGTCAGCTCAATCCGTCCAACGGCGTCGTTGATGAAGACCTGGGTAGCGGCCAGGGCGTCGTGGGTCGTTACTTCGTTGGGCCGCGACCGATGGAGCTTGAGCGCCCGAAGGTAGCTGCTCTCCATGGCGAATACGTCCATGGCGATGTCGCTGAACGCTATCAGCACTTCCTGCTCCTCACTCAACTTTTGTCCGAACTTTTGAACGGCGACGCCTGCGATGAGCAGGGCGATCTTCTTGCTGTCCACAATCGCCTTGCGTTCCTTCGCCAGCGGAGCGTCGTCCACTTCATCAAAGGACGGCCCTGCCAACAATTCGTCTAGAACGCGCTGCGTTGCTTGCATCAGCGGCAGCTTGCCGCGCATGCTCCGTTTAAGCAGCATGCCGGGTATCAGCAAACGGTTGATTTCGTTTGTTCCTTCAAAGATGCGGTTGATACGCGCGTCGCGGTATGCTCGCGCCACTGGATATTCCTCAGAATATCCATAACCGCCGAAGGTCTGCACCGCCTCGTCCGCGACATAGCCGAGCATTTCGCTGCCGTAAACCTTCATAATCGAGCATTCGATCGCATACTCTTCAATGCCCTTCAGAATCTGTTCGGCGTCATCGGCGTCCACACCCGCCAGAATGTTTTGGATGAGGCCGGCCGTGCGGTAGGACATGCTTTCTGTGGCGTAAATCCGCGCCACCATTTCACCAATCTTATGCTTGATTGCGCCGAAGGAACCGATTGGACGCTCAAACTGTTTGCGTTCCATGGCGTACTTGGCCGTATGCTCAAGAATAGCCTTCGCGCCGCCGACCACGCCGCCGCCAAGTTTGTAACGCCCTAGATTTAGACAG
Proteins encoded in this window:
- a CDS encoding penicillin-binding transpeptidase domain-containing protein, with translation MRGSRRSYATRATAGRRARAREEAALAQRRRAEQARLAALARVRALDEGLRRATQANIEKDDLRGEDPTIRRIALDALGDRAGTVVVMEPTTGRVLSIVNQQWAVRTPFKPCSTIKVLTAYAALQEGLTTADEEITVGGQTWTLRTAMARSNNEYFQVLGRRLGFERVVAYARRAGFGRPTGVNLPGEIGGVTPRFPPANLGRTCSHGDGFGVTAVQLATFISAVANGGTLYRPQILRTPRELATFKPIPVRTLPLSDDLRNDLLAGLLSAVERGTARRSGAAAFGVAGKTGSCTCDFGVRTRVGLFVSFVDAPDKPGLLVTVITKGSTARGSSASIIAGDVYRGAVAANRTRPRQRIVPDAPEPIAAPDMDDEGEETSD
- the rpsU gene encoding 30S ribosomal protein S21, translating into MAVVEVAPNESIDSALRRFKRMVQREGIIADVKRHRFYVPPGERRRLKSELARKRQRSSMRKRRMD
- a CDS encoding acyl-CoA dehydrogenase family protein — translated: MSAPRPAPQTTATYPKGGSFLLEMVSPQEVFIPEDLNDEQRMIAKTTADFVNHEVLPNLEKLEQQCKTGDFSLTVSLLRKAADIGLLAGDIPAKYGGLELDKVCQMLVSEFISRSGGFSVSLGGHTGIGTWPITYFGTPEQKAYYLPKLGSGEWLAAYALSEPGSGSDALGARAKAVLNEAGTHYILNGTKMWISNAGFADIFIVFCKVDGEKFSAFIVHRDYPGVSTGKEENKMGLHSSSTRQLILENVPVPKENLLGEIGKGHLIAFNCLNLGRYKLGGGVVGGAKAILEHTAKYAMERKQFERPIGSFGAIKHKIGEMVARIYATESMSYRTAGLIQNILAGVDADDAEQILKGIEEYAIECSIMKVYGSEMLGYVADEAVQTFGGYGYSEEYPVARAYRDARINRIFEGTNEINRLLIPGMLLKRSMRGKLPLMQATQRVLDELLAGPSFDEVDDAPLAKERKAIVDSKKIALLIAGVAVQKFGQKLSEEQEVLIAFSDIAMDVFAMESSYLRALKLHRSRPNEVTTHDALAATQVFINDAVGRIELTARRILPTLSEGDNLRIQLAAVKRFSKYEFIDTVALRRRLADRAFEVQGYPIFSI
- a CDS encoding TonB family protein, producing the protein MRNDYLWDKSGEPTPDVVELEAQLGRYSFRSVGRMMTVNDFNRISETAATVGVAEPDAPQTPPREVRVPNFAGFRTEPLPVRLFTNLRDTARDFIRNPRVFFWHTPTPDEQGMFSAGLYFEPAMRSLFHNLADFVRRPSAFLRSKPSTPVPDAPNLTQVDLPPLWSRIAHEISDISRSVRANPAGYVAAQFAMTRMERRRAQLFGLCFLFAFFVMSGLVGVVLIWPTPPPPVVQEEEKEEMQLISMLESPPLPPPPPPDNRPSGGGAGFGLKTPGKGGGGGGKTDPEPAMKGRLPEPTLDPTQQIVDPTTKPRIEEPSLPVAPKIIADPRAVPPPDLKVPIGDPNSTNTTKPSDGTGKQNAGIGNGGDGRSVGSGTGPGGGPGSGGGVGGGVAGGPAGRGSGDGDGTGITQRPKLIYSVKPKYTEEARVNKIQGTVVLTATVGPDGSLSNIRVVKSLGYGLDEKAIEAARQCRFQPAMVDGRPVAATVRFSMEFRLL
- a CDS encoding sigma-70 family RNA polymerase sigma factor, which produces MANPDISIRTDADDEVARPPSWEARPWPHDVAALVQAARQGDAGAFERLYQAFAPMVHGLLLSRLPLYEVDDVMQDVFTTAFRQLPTLREPAAFGGWLAAIARQRAAEFFRQMHRTESLDAASSAMAATDRRLEASLDARTVLEQIRRLPETYAETLTLRLVEGLTGPEIAAATGMTPDSVRVNLHRGLKLLRERLGVNISRKVAGDT